In Cryptomeria japonica chromosome 10, Sugi_1.0, whole genome shotgun sequence, a genomic segment contains:
- the LOC131039297 gene encoding protein LURP-one-related 5-like, producing the protein MSQVRPHSSISSPHVCIDQFFCSSSSTHFTVWKKSLLFNGKGFTVFDSMGHLVFRVDNYASNVKSEVVLMDNEGQILLTLRRKRWSLRRRWEAFRGDPVESERPTFGLTKSLGFPDKIIANVFVDGSREIKQCYYRMEGSLCKLSCTIFSASGDIIAQMKRKEAKSDIMLGNDVLSLVIEAGVDHAFVMGLLIMFDQIS; encoded by the exons ATGTCTCAAGTTCGTCCTCACTCTTCCATCTCATCTCCCCATGTTTGTATTGATCAATTTTTTTGTTCAAGCTCGTCTACCCACTTCACAGTTTGGAAGAAATCCCTCTTATTTAATGGTAAAGGATTTACCGTTTTCGATTCAATGGGACATCTGGTTTTCAGAGTGGATAACTATGCATCCAATGTGAAAAGCGAAGTAGTTCTCATGGATAATGAAGGCCAAATTCTCCTTACATTGCGGCGCAAG AGATGGAGTTTGAGGAGGAGATGGGAAGCATTCAGAGGAGATCCGGTTGAATCTGAGAGGCCCACATTTGGCCTTACAAAGTCCTTGGGCTTTCCAGATAAAATCATTGCCAACGTATTTGTAGATGGAAGTAGAGAAATTAAGCAGTGCTATTACCGGATGGAAGGGTCGTTGTGCAAGTTATCATGCACAATATTCAGTGCCTCCGGAGATATCATTGCACAG ATGAAACGAAAGGAAGCCAAATCGGATATAATGCTGGGGAATGATGTTTTGAGCCTGGTTATCGAAGCGGGAGTAGATCATGCATTTGTAATGGGGTTACTTATCATGTTTGATCAGATAAGCTAA